In Magnetococcales bacterium, the following proteins share a genomic window:
- a CDS encoding DegQ family serine endoprotease, with protein MYWNVPSLPGKGLGHTLAILLSLVLCVFSTPAEAQGLPELTDLVKRLKPSVVNIHATRKMDVEGGMGRNPFEGTPFEHFFKQFNEQLPRDRFESQNLGSGFVIDPEGFILTNHHVVDGSDKITVRFPDEREFTAKVIGSDSKTDLALIRIETGEKLPVVDLGDSETAEVGEWVLAIGNPFGLDATVTVGIISAKGRIIGSGPYDDFIQTDAAINPGNSGGPLFDMKGKVVGINTAIFSRSGGNMGIGFAIPVNLAKSVVTQLKTTGHVTRGWLGIGIQTVTQELASALGLKDPKGALITHVMQGGPGEKAGLKTGDVILKFDGHEINRMRELPTMVAATEVGKKVVMDVLRDGKQMQMSAMTGEMPPDEEVEQARTPGKVDNDRLGMQVEPINDRNRQRFGLDPDQSGVVVVSLSPNGPAAEAGILRSDVLVELNRMKVDSVASYEKALEATRDKDTVLVRVIRNGDPLFIAINTRR; from the coding sequence ATGTATTGGAATGTTCCATCGTTGCCAGGAAAGGGTCTGGGACACACCTTGGCGATCTTGTTGTCCCTGGTTCTGTGCGTCTTTTCGACTCCGGCGGAAGCCCAGGGGCTTCCCGAATTGACCGACCTGGTCAAACGACTGAAACCCTCGGTCGTCAACATTCACGCCACCCGCAAGATGGATGTCGAGGGAGGAATGGGACGCAATCCCTTCGAAGGGACACCTTTTGAACATTTTTTCAAACAGTTCAACGAACAACTCCCGCGTGACCGTTTTGAATCGCAAAACCTGGGTTCCGGTTTCGTCATCGACCCCGAGGGGTTCATCCTGACCAACCACCATGTCGTCGATGGTTCCGACAAGATCACCGTTCGCTTTCCGGACGAACGCGAATTCACCGCCAAGGTGATCGGCAGCGATTCCAAGACCGATCTGGCATTGATCCGTATCGAGACCGGAGAGAAACTTCCCGTCGTCGATCTGGGCGATTCGGAAACGGCGGAGGTCGGTGAATGGGTGCTGGCCATCGGCAATCCCTTCGGCCTCGATGCCACGGTGACCGTGGGGATCATTTCCGCCAAGGGACGGATCATCGGCAGTGGACCCTACGACGATTTCATCCAGACCGATGCCGCCATCAACCCCGGCAATTCGGGGGGCCCCCTGTTCGACATGAAAGGAAAGGTCGTCGGGATCAACACCGCCATTTTTTCCCGTTCCGGGGGCAACATGGGGATTGGCTTCGCCATTCCGGTCAATCTGGCCAAATCGGTGGTCACGCAGCTCAAGACCACTGGCCATGTGACTCGGGGCTGGCTTGGCATCGGCATCCAGACGGTCACCCAGGAACTGGCCTCGGCACTCGGCCTGAAGGATCCGAAAGGGGCCTTGATCACCCACGTCATGCAGGGAGGGCCGGGAGAAAAGGCAGGGCTGAAAACGGGTGATGTGATCTTGAAATTCGATGGTCATGAAATCAATCGGATGCGCGAACTTCCGACGATGGTCGCCGCCACCGAGGTTGGAAAGAAGGTGGTGATGGATGTGTTGCGCGACGGCAAACAAATGCAGATGTCGGCGATGACAGGCGAAATGCCGCCGGACGAGGAGGTCGAACAGGCCCGGACCCCAGGCAAGGTCGATAACGACCGCCTTGGAATGCAGGTGGAACCGATCAATGATCGCAACCGGCAACGGTTTGGGCTCGATCCCGACCAGAGCGGCGTGGTGGTGGTGTCACTCTCACCCAATGGGCCGGCAGCCGAGGCGGGAATTTTGCGCAGCGATGTCCTGGTGGAATTGAACCGCATGAAGGTCGATTCAGTGGCCAGCTATGAAAAAGCCCTGGAGGCGACCCGCGACAAGGATACCGTATTGGTTCGGGTGATTCGCAACGGCGATCCGCTCTTCATCGCCATCAACACCCGTCGATGA
- a CDS encoding cation transporter, which translates to MDAFATASSGEKVRQAQEILGLKMADRAMAIGMVVNILLSLVKTVVGILAQSPALLADGLHSISDLFSDGAIWIANRMSRAGADEGHPYGHGRYETMAILFSGVLLFALAGGIVIDAVNRVEDRTDVIPGNAALVVIIIAILAKEWLFHYTRRVGETWHLRALVANAWHHRSDSISSLAALIGIAGAMVGWPVADPIAAIVVSVILMKMAYGFCRDAFLEFTDASAAIDKAIQDQIVTMVRAHPDVHSAHLFKIRRSGPNLHVDIHVVVNPFLSVSEGHQIAERLRRSIIDGILAVTEVMVHVDPEEDQSLPMPIDYPGRQEMVAAVSRMLEGEEGLIAISDLVLHYTREGMVADLVLSVDSRRSLEELRQSSLRLCQKIIRTQDRIGSIRIKTVLHGCDRGFS; encoded by the coding sequence ATGGACGCCTTCGCAACCGCCTCCTCCGGGGAGAAGGTGCGCCAGGCCCAGGAGATCCTGGGCCTGAAGATGGCGGACCGTGCCATGGCCATCGGCATGGTGGTCAATATACTTTTGTCGCTGGTCAAGACGGTCGTTGGGATTCTGGCCCAGAGTCCTGCTCTTCTTGCGGATGGACTGCATTCCATTTCCGATCTGTTCAGCGACGGAGCGATCTGGATCGCCAATCGCATGTCGCGCGCCGGCGCCGATGAGGGGCATCCCTACGGACATGGGCGTTACGAGACCATGGCCATTCTTTTCAGTGGGGTGCTGTTGTTTGCCCTGGCGGGGGGAATCGTCATCGACGCCGTGAATCGGGTCGAGGATCGTACCGATGTCATTCCGGGAAATGCCGCCCTGGTGGTGATCATCATCGCCATTCTGGCCAAGGAATGGCTCTTCCATTACACCCGCAGGGTCGGAGAAACGTGGCACCTTCGCGCTTTGGTGGCCAATGCGTGGCATCACCGTTCCGATTCCATCTCCTCGCTGGCCGCCCTGATCGGCATCGCCGGAGCGATGGTCGGCTGGCCGGTGGCCGACCCGATCGCCGCCATTGTCGTTTCGGTCATTCTCATGAAGATGGCCTACGGGTTTTGTCGGGATGCCTTTCTGGAATTTACCGACGCATCCGCGGCGATCGACAAGGCGATTCAAGACCAGATCGTCACCATGGTTCGCGCTCATCCCGATGTCCATTCCGCCCATCTTTTCAAGATACGCCGCAGCGGCCCCAATCTTCACGTCGATATCCATGTCGTCGTCAATCCGTTCCTTTCCGTGTCCGAAGGGCACCAGATTGCCGAACGTCTCAGGCGTTCCATCATCGACGGGATTCTTGCCGTGACCGAGGTCATGGTCCATGTCGATCCGGAGGAAGACCAGAGCCTGCCCATGCCCATCGACTATCCGGGACGTCAGGAGATGGTCGCCGCCGTTTCCCGGATGCTCGAAGGAGAGGAGGGATTGATTGCCATCTCCGATCTGGTGTTGCACTATACCCGTGAGGGAATGGTGGCGGATCTGGTGCTTTCGGTCGATTCCCGGCGCTCTCTTGAAGAGTTGCGACAGTCATCGTTGCGATTATGCCAGAAAATCATCAGGACACAGGATCGCATCGGCAGTATCCGCATCAAAACCGTGCTTCACGGGTGTGATCGGGGCTTTTCGTGA
- a CDS encoding adenosylcobinamide-GDP ribazoletransferase translates to MIGRPFRLALGLLTTLPMPIVRDPDDETMGASVLWYPPVGMVIGVMLWGLAWLLDMAADTMTAVLLLLAWLALTGGMHLEGLGDLADAWVGGHGRPERMMEIMKDPRAGPAAVMAIVMQLMVKFTAIQTLIQLRMPLLLLLAPWVGRTALVFLVISTPYVRSQGMGTVLAREVSRKKGWTVVALAVMAPLFLADFSVSLAVATTALFMVAFRRSMTARLAGVTGDVLGAACELSETVFLLAALLWISFVP, encoded by the coding sequence ATGATCGGACGACCCTTCCGGCTTGCCCTGGGATTGTTGACCACCCTACCCATGCCGATCGTCCGCGATCCGGATGACGAAACGATGGGGGCGTCGGTGCTCTGGTATCCGCCGGTCGGGATGGTGATCGGCGTCATGCTTTGGGGCCTGGCGTGGCTGCTCGACATGGCGGCGGACACTATGACCGCGGTGCTGCTGCTCCTGGCCTGGCTCGCCCTGACGGGCGGCATGCATCTGGAAGGGTTGGGCGATCTGGCCGATGCCTGGGTCGGGGGGCACGGACGACCGGAGCGGATGATGGAGATCATGAAGGACCCCCGCGCCGGTCCGGCGGCAGTCATGGCCATCGTCATGCAACTCATGGTCAAATTCACCGCAATCCAGACCCTGATTCAACTTCGGATGCCACTGCTGTTGCTTCTCGCCCCCTGGGTGGGACGGACGGCCCTGGTCTTTCTGGTTATTTCCACCCCTTATGTACGTTCCCAGGGGATGGGAACGGTTCTTGCCCGGGAGGTCTCCAGGAAGAAGGGCTGGACCGTGGTTGCCCTGGCGGTGATGGCTCCATTGTTCCTTGCCGATTTTTCCGTCAGCCTGGCCGTGGCGACGACCGCTCTGTTCATGGTGGCGTTTCGCCGTTCGATGACGGCCCGATTGGCTGGGGTGACCGGAGATGTCCTGGGGGCCGCTTGTGAACTTTCGGAGACAGTATTTCTTCTGGCGGCCCTTCTTTGGATTTCGTTCGTGCCATGA
- a CDS encoding carbamoyl transferase yields MIILGINEGHNASAALMMDGKLIAAISEDRPTRQTTRSGFPFRAIDECLALGSVTLADIDRVALATRQLPPKYFWVPRESFSIRDFWREQNEYWKPRLFDGARPSYCDVFKDRLDPSRFIYDSSLVKDEEDHEGMLEARLRHHEQFFGLPRDRISVHDHHACHAWYAFMVHPERLEHDTLVFAADGAGDGINGSVWHAPRGQPLRVLHRTNQCNIGRIYRYATLLLGMKQFEHAFKTMGLAPYANPKYGQQAYEIFAETLQVDGLGFSYRVKPRDHFFHFKERLEGMRFDGIAWGVQKRTEELLSEWAGNGIAATGCGHLAMTGGVAMNIKANKVIWEREDVQSLFVPPGSGDESLSIGAACMAAVHFAQIPAETIGECHPMDSIYLGPSFEDSDIRHRLDRIVELQGCTIETGHPTKVAHLLASGRVLGRFVGRAEFGQRALGNRSILADPRPREVVRTINEMIKQRDFWMPFASSIIEERVDDYVVNPKNLHGDFMTLAFDSTRDGQQDMSGALHPYDKTSRPHVVTRAANPGYHELISAFQRETGVGALLNTSFNLHGEPIVHTPEDAVSTFLRSGLDHLLIGTWLISKPGT; encoded by the coding sequence ATGATCATTCTAGGCATCAATGAAGGCCACAACGCCAGCGCCGCCCTGATGATGGACGGAAAACTGATCGCCGCCATCAGCGAAGACCGACCGACACGGCAAACCACCCGTTCCGGCTTTCCCTTCCGCGCCATTGACGAATGCCTCGCCCTGGGGAGCGTGACCCTCGCCGACATCGACCGGGTCGCCCTCGCCACAAGGCAACTTCCACCCAAATATTTCTGGGTGCCTCGGGAATCCTTTTCGATCCGCGACTTCTGGCGGGAACAGAACGAATACTGGAAACCACGTCTTTTCGATGGGGCCCGCCCTTCCTATTGCGACGTTTTCAAGGATCGTCTGGATCCATCCCGCTTCATCTACGATTCCTCCCTGGTCAAAGACGAAGAAGATCATGAAGGAATGCTCGAAGCCCGCCTGCGCCACCATGAACAGTTCTTTGGCCTGCCGCGGGATCGAATCTCGGTGCATGACCACCATGCCTGCCATGCCTGGTACGCCTTCATGGTCCATCCCGAACGGCTGGAACACGATACCCTCGTCTTTGCCGCCGATGGCGCAGGCGACGGCATCAATGGCAGTGTCTGGCATGCGCCCCGGGGACAACCACTGCGCGTCCTTCATCGCACCAACCAGTGCAACATTGGCCGCATCTACCGCTACGCCACCCTGCTCCTCGGAATGAAACAGTTCGAACACGCCTTCAAGACCATGGGACTGGCCCCCTATGCCAATCCAAAGTACGGACAACAGGCCTACGAAATATTTGCCGAAACCCTTCAGGTCGATGGCCTGGGTTTTTCTTATCGGGTCAAACCGCGGGATCATTTTTTTCATTTCAAGGAACGTCTTGAAGGGATGCGTTTCGACGGCATCGCCTGGGGAGTGCAAAAACGAACCGAGGAACTCCTGTCGGAATGGGCCGGAAATGGTATCGCCGCAACCGGCTGCGGCCATCTGGCAATGACGGGCGGCGTTGCCATGAACATCAAGGCCAACAAGGTCATCTGGGAACGGGAAGATGTGCAAAGCCTCTTCGTTCCCCCCGGATCGGGCGATGAATCACTCTCCATCGGCGCCGCCTGCATGGCGGCGGTCCACTTTGCCCAGATCCCGGCGGAAACCATCGGCGAATGCCATCCCATGGATTCGATTTACCTTGGCCCCTCCTTCGAGGACAGCGACATCCGACACCGACTGGACCGGATCGTGGAATTGCAGGGATGCACCATCGAGACGGGTCACCCGACCAAAGTGGCACACCTTCTGGCGTCGGGACGGGTCCTCGGTCGTTTTGTCGGACGGGCCGAATTTGGACAACGCGCCCTGGGCAATCGTTCCATTCTCGCCGACCCCCGCCCCCGCGAGGTGGTGCGAACCATCAACGAAATGATCAAGCAACGCGACTTCTGGATGCCGTTCGCATCGAGCATCATCGAGGAACGGGTGGATGATTACGTCGTCAACCCGAAAAACCTCCATGGCGACTTCATGACCCTCGCCTTCGACTCCACCCGGGACGGCCAACAGGATATGTCCGGCGCCCTTCACCCCTATGACAAAACCTCCCGCCCCCATGTCGTCACACGCGCAGCCAATCCCGGTTACCATGAGCTGATTTCCGCCTTTCAACGGGAAACCGGAGTTGGCGCCCTGCTCAACACATCGTTCAATCTTCATGGCGAACCCATCGTCCATACACCCGAGGATGCCGTATCGACCTTCCTGCGCTCGGGACTCGATCATCTGCTCATCGGGACGTGGCTCATTTCGAAACCGGGAACATGA
- a CDS encoding DHH family phosphoesterase, giving the protein MDIGGVGDREKLEGFLKILEGRKGERHAVVMQDFPDPDALSCAWAYRQIVAGMGIETDLIYGGRISHQENLALINLLKIDVLAIPSDQPLDKQRYQGSVFVDNQGTTTNLVDRLEKNGVPVLAVIDHHAPQERLQPLFVDIRPVGACASIFTDYLALGAMTLVASNLKHKYLATALMHGIISETSSMIRAQPIDFLAAARLQPFYDNDLLVDILHQQRSHRGMEIIRLALANREIREGLCISGVGYLRASDRDSIPQAADFLLTEETVHTAIVFGIVTHSTGEEGISGSLRTTKSALNPDAFIKEGLGRSVTGSFYGGGKAAAGGFEIPLGFLSGSEDEDLARMKWETFNAKIRKKFFAAIGADKP; this is encoded by the coding sequence ATGGATATTGGCGGCGTCGGGGATCGGGAAAAGCTGGAAGGATTTCTGAAAATCCTCGAAGGACGAAAAGGGGAGCGACATGCGGTGGTGATGCAGGATTTTCCCGATCCCGACGCCCTGTCCTGCGCCTGGGCCTACCGGCAGATTGTCGCCGGAATGGGAATCGAGACCGATCTGATCTACGGCGGTCGCATCAGTCATCAGGAAAACCTTGCGCTGATCAACCTGCTCAAGATCGATGTCCTCGCCATCCCCTCGGATCAACCCCTGGACAAACAACGTTATCAGGGATCGGTCTTCGTCGATAACCAGGGGACCACGACCAACCTGGTCGATCGTCTCGAAAAAAATGGTGTTCCGGTATTGGCGGTCATCGATCATCATGCCCCCCAGGAACGGTTGCAACCATTGTTTGTCGATATTCGTCCCGTCGGCGCCTGCGCCTCGATTTTCACCGACTATCTGGCTCTGGGGGCGATGACCCTGGTCGCCTCCAACCTGAAACACAAATATCTGGCCACGGCCCTGATGCATGGCATCATCAGTGAAACATCCTCCATGATCCGGGCGCAACCCATCGATTTTCTCGCCGCCGCCCGCCTTCAACCTTTCTACGACAACGACCTTCTCGTGGATATTCTCCACCAACAGCGCTCCCATCGCGGCATGGAAATCATTCGCCTGGCCCTGGCCAATCGGGAAATCCGCGAAGGACTCTGTATTTCGGGTGTCGGTTATCTGCGCGCCAGCGATCGCGATTCCATTCCCCAGGCCGCGGATTTCCTCTTGACGGAAGAGACGGTCCACACCGCCATCGTCTTCGGAATCGTAACCCATTCGACCGGCGAGGAGGGAATCAGCGGCTCCCTGAGAACCACCAAATCGGCCCTGAATCCCGATGCCTTCATCAAGGAAGGTCTGGGACGCTCCGTCACCGGGTCCTTTTATGGCGGTGGCAAGGCGGCGGCGGGCGGATTTGAAATTCCGCTGGGATTTCTGTCGGGATCGGAAGACGAGGACCTGGCACGGATGAAATGGGAAACCTTCAACGCCAAGATCAGGAAAAAATTTTTCGCCGCCATCGGGGCCGACAAGCCATGA
- the lipA gene encoding lipoyl synthase — MKNEQPPSPPPRIREAKPRWLKVKAPLTPECLEVERLLGNLGLHTVCQSATCPNRGQCWSKGEAAFMILGNVCTRRCGFCDVTTGRPGPVDPGEPQRLIRAVQAMGLNHVVITSVNRDDLPDGGACHFAACIHALMSLTNRPTVEVLTPDFQGNRASLDQVLTARPDVFNLNVETVSRLYPQVRPASNYSRVMAMLDHARATGTGVVKSGIMLGLGEEPAEVVQTLGDLRTNGVTLLTIGQYLRPSPVHLPVHRYVSPEEFDHLGRTARDMGFERVASHPLARSSFHAEGLFHGSDS; from the coding sequence ATGAAAAACGAACAGCCCCCCTCCCCTCCCCCCCGGATCCGTGAAGCCAAACCCCGATGGCTCAAGGTCAAGGCGCCGCTGACCCCGGAATGCCTGGAGGTGGAACGACTCCTGGGAAACCTGGGGCTTCATACCGTCTGCCAATCGGCGACCTGCCCCAATCGGGGACAGTGCTGGAGCAAAGGCGAGGCGGCCTTCATGATTCTGGGTAACGTCTGCACCCGACGCTGCGGCTTCTGCGATGTCACCACGGGACGCCCCGGTCCCGTGGATCCTGGGGAACCGCAACGACTCATCCGTGCCGTCCAGGCCATGGGATTGAACCATGTCGTCATCACCTCGGTCAATCGTGATGACCTGCCCGATGGCGGGGCCTGTCATTTTGCCGCCTGCATCCATGCCTTGATGTCCCTGACCAACCGACCCACGGTCGAGGTCCTGACTCCCGATTTTCAGGGGAATCGTGCCAGCCTCGACCAGGTACTGACCGCACGGCCCGACGTATTCAACCTGAATGTGGAAACGGTATCCCGCCTCTATCCCCAGGTCCGGCCCGCCTCCAACTACTCCAGGGTCATGGCCATGCTCGATCATGCCCGAGCTACCGGGACAGGCGTGGTCAAATCGGGGATCATGCTCGGTTTGGGCGAGGAACCCGCCGAAGTGGTGCAAACCCTCGGGGATCTGAGAACGAATGGCGTCACTCTGCTGACGATCGGTCAATATCTCAGACCCTCACCCGTACATCTTCCCGTTCACCGTTACGTTTCCCCGGAGGAATTCGATCACCTTGGCAGGACTGCCCGCGACATGGGCTTCGAACGTGTCGCCAGTCACCCCCTGGCACGCTCTTCCTTTCATGCCGAAGGGTTGTTTCATGGCAGCGATTCCTGA
- a CDS encoding NUDIX hydrolase, with translation MKTPRTPLLTADILIELQDLPNRPIVLIERKNPPHGWAIPGGFVDRGERVEHAARREALEETGLQVELKQLLGLYSAPDRDPRFHTVTALYVAQAHGLPEARDDARNVAIHDIDNLPRELAFDHALMLRDYLSWRKDGVLTPLRE, from the coding sequence ATGAAAACACCGCGCACCCCACTTCTGACAGCGGACATACTCATCGAACTGCAAGACCTTCCCAACCGCCCCATCGTCCTGATCGAACGAAAAAACCCACCCCATGGTTGGGCCATTCCGGGAGGTTTCGTCGATCGTGGTGAACGGGTGGAACACGCCGCCAGGCGCGAAGCCCTGGAAGAAACGGGGTTGCAGGTCGAACTGAAACAATTGCTCGGTCTTTATTCCGCCCCCGACCGCGACCCGCGTTTTCATACCGTCACCGCGCTTTATGTCGCCCAGGCCCACGGATTGCCCGAGGCCCGGGACGATGCACGCAATGTCGCCATTCATGACATCGACAACCTTCCCCGGGAGTTGGCGTTCGACCATGCCCTCATGCTGCGGGATTATCTGTCCTGGCGAAAAGACGGCGTCCTGACACCGCTTCGGGAGTGA
- the lipB gene encoding lipoyl(octanoyl) transferase LipB, which yields MAAIPEPDHPETARYDLLRPGRIDYAQGLALQLLRVERLIRHGGPNLLMLLEHAPVYTVGRSGKMEEILPSATGHPSITVVTTDRGGRVTYHGPGQQVAYVIRDLRPDTGRVLDHVRRLEEWVLRTLARFDIHGDRDRRNPGVWVGGEKIAALGVRIRSGITYHGIAINRDPDLTHYSGIIPCGIRDRGVTSMARLGCHASALELEQTLLQHFPPVFDASFTTPSAVESSTERHDSTIAAPGKVQP from the coding sequence ATGGCAGCGATTCCTGAACCCGACCACCCGGAAACCGCTCGCTACGACCTGCTCCGTCCGGGACGGATCGATTATGCCCAAGGATTGGCCCTTCAGTTGCTGCGGGTCGAACGCCTGATCCGTCACGGAGGACCGAACTTGTTGATGCTCCTGGAACACGCACCGGTCTATACCGTGGGACGATCGGGCAAAATGGAGGAAATCCTTCCCTCGGCGACCGGCCATCCATCCATCACCGTCGTCACCACCGACCGCGGCGGACGGGTGACCTATCACGGACCAGGACAACAGGTGGCCTACGTCATTCGCGATCTGCGACCCGACACCGGTCGGGTACTGGATCATGTACGTCGTCTGGAGGAATGGGTGCTGCGGACCCTGGCCCGGTTCGACATTCACGGCGACCGTGACCGAAGAAATCCGGGTGTCTGGGTGGGAGGGGAAAAAATCGCCGCGCTCGGGGTTCGCATACGCAGCGGAATCACGTATCATGGCATCGCCATCAATCGCGATCCCGACCTGACACACTATTCCGGCATCATTCCATGCGGCATCCGCGATCGAGGAGTCACCTCCATGGCACGTCTCGGCTGTCACGCCAGCGCCCTGGAACTGGAACAAACCCTTCTGCAACACTTTCCCCCGGTCTTCGATGCCTCATTCACCACCCCTTCCGCGGTCGAATCCTCGACAGAAAGACACGATTCAACGATTGCCGCTCCAGGAAAGGTTCAACCATGA
- a CDS encoding histidine phosphatase family protein, producing the protein MTDPLLIDLLRHGEVTGGARFNGKSDPPLTEAGWKTMERAAALSDKADGLLSSPLERCSVFAQWWGKKNGIPVVLDAAWREYDFGLWDGRTSAEVMAMDPLGLAAFWDDPTLHPPPGGEPMDLFAERISGCLHSLTTSSSPEFPAPEHLLVITHGGVMRQLAALALGRSFRDIWSLNLPPGACVRLVLDRGDEPVSSRSLFLGVR; encoded by the coding sequence ATGACTGACCCCCTTTTGATCGACCTTCTCAGGCATGGAGAAGTCACCGGCGGGGCCCGTTTCAATGGAAAGAGCGATCCCCCCCTCACCGAGGCCGGCTGGAAGACGATGGAACGGGCGGCGGCACTGTCCGACAAGGCCGATGGCCTATTATCCTCGCCACTCGAACGTTGTTCCGTCTTTGCCCAGTGGTGGGGAAAGAAAAACGGAATCCCGGTGGTCCTGGATGCGGCCTGGCGCGAATATGATTTTGGTCTTTGGGACGGGCGGACCAGCGCCGAAGTCATGGCCATGGATCCCTTGGGTCTTGCGGCCTTCTGGGACGACCCGACCCTTCATCCCCCTCCCGGTGGCGAGCCAATGGACCTCTTCGCCGAACGAATATCGGGTTGTCTGCATTCACTGACGACCAGTTCATCACCGGAGTTTCCGGCGCCGGAACATCTTCTGGTCATTACCCATGGCGGAGTCATGCGTCAACTGGCGGCACTGGCGCTGGGACGCTCCTTCCGCGACATCTGGTCCCTGAATCTGCCGCCAGGGGCATGTGTGCGCCTGGTCCTCGATCGGGGCGACGAACCTGTCTCATCGCGGTCCCTGTTCCTGGGGGTGCGATGA
- a CDS encoding DegQ family serine endoprotease has protein sequence MNRKTRSLAILFLYGFFFMAAPGRAALPATVAGQPLPSLADMLEKVVPSVVNITTSTRIRTVEHPLLSDPFFSRFFNLPRMEQEKTQQSLGSGVIVDAARGLVITNNHVIQKADSISVTLRNGTILQGKRVGLDRDTDIGLIQIPPQGLKAATPGDSDTLRVGDFVVAIGNPFGLGQTVTSGIVSALGRKGLGLEGYEDFIQTDASINPGNSGGALVNLRGELVGINTAILAQGGGNVGIGFAIPINMAQRIIKQLIQFGAVRRGLLGISSQDLTPDLANAFGIRQPQGAVITRVVPGSAADKSGVRPGDVVLSANGRPITDSASLRTLIGLSLVGDRIQLDILRDGKRQQITTEVTEPRTRKIEGKRIDPRFLGAVMEKLEDGEQNEPIVVVSVQPDTPAWQAGLRDGDRILAVNRQAVGTFEDLSAIVQKNSREMLLNIQRGQEGFFILVR, from the coding sequence ATGAATCGGAAAACAAGATCCCTTGCCATTCTTTTCTTGTATGGATTTTTTTTCATGGCCGCGCCCGGTCGTGCGGCACTTCCCGCGACCGTGGCCGGACAACCCCTCCCTTCCCTGGCCGACATGCTGGAAAAGGTGGTCCCGAGCGTCGTCAACATCACCACATCCACCCGCATTCGTACCGTGGAACATCCACTGCTCAGTGATCCCTTCTTCAGCCGCTTTTTCAACCTGCCGCGGATGGAACAGGAAAAAACCCAGCAAAGCCTCGGGTCGGGCGTCATCGTCGATGCGGCAAGAGGACTCGTCATCACCAACAACCATGTCATTCAAAAAGCGGATTCCATTTCGGTCACCCTGCGCAATGGGACAATCCTCCAGGGAAAGCGGGTGGGACTGGATCGTGACACCGACATTGGCCTGATCCAGATTCCGCCACAAGGACTCAAGGCAGCGACCCCCGGAGATTCCGATACCCTTCGGGTTGGCGATTTTGTCGTTGCCATCGGCAATCCTTTTGGCCTGGGGCAGACAGTCACCTCCGGCATCGTCAGCGCCCTCGGACGCAAAGGGCTGGGCCTCGAAGGGTATGAGGATTTCATCCAGACCGACGCCTCCATCAATCCGGGCAACTCGGGCGGCGCCCTGGTCAATCTGCGCGGCGAACTGGTCGGGATCAACACCGCCATTCTTGCCCAGGGCGGGGGCAATGTCGGCATCGGTTTTGCCATTCCGATCAATATGGCGCAACGGATCATCAAACAACTGATCCAGTTCGGGGCCGTTCGCCGCGGTCTGTTGGGTATCAGCTCCCAGGATCTGACCCCCGACCTGGCCAACGCCTTCGGCATCCGCCAACCTCAGGGAGCGGTCATCACGCGGGTCGTTCCCGGATCCGCCGCCGACAAGAGCGGGGTTCGTCCGGGTGATGTCGTGCTGTCCGCCAATGGACGCCCCATCACCGATTCGGCCAGTCTGCGCACTCTGATCGGATTGTCCCTGGTGGGCGACCGGATCCAACTGGATATTCTGCGTGACGGCAAACGCCAGCAGATCACAACCGAGGTCACCGAACCAAGAACGCGAAAAATCGAAGGAAAACGGATCGATCCCCGTTTTCTCGGGGCCGTCATGGAAAAACTGGAGGATGGAGAACAAAACGAACCCATTGTCGTCGTCTCCGTTCAACCCGACACACCGGCCTGGCAGGCAGGGCTGCGCGACGGCGATCGGATTCTCGCGGTCAACCGTCAAGCGGTCGGGACGTTCGAGGACTTATCGGCGATCGTTCAGAAAAACAGTCGCGAAATGCTGCTCAACATCCAACGGGGACAGGAAGGTTTTTTCATTCTCGTTCGTTGA